GCATCTGAATCAGGATCGGCAGCACGCCGATCGAACAGACCGGCAGTAACATGCCGATCAACCACGATTGTGGGAGCGAGCGCAGCGAATCGCCGCCAAACAGCCGCCGCGTGCCATCGCGGCCCAGGTAGTAGCGTAGGATTCCCGCGATCAACAACCCGACCAATAAAGTCGGTGCAACGGCGATGAAGCCTTGCGCGATACGAACCAATCCGCCGACAAACATTGCTGAGGGAGAATTCATAGCGAGGCTCCTTGCGGCGATGGGATGGGGGCGGAAAGTTTTGCGATCGCTTCTTCGATCAGTTCGCAAAACGCAACGGTTTGCTTGCGATTGGCGTCGGTCAATTCATTGCCGCTGGATCGAAGATTCGCCATCAGCGATTCCGCTGCATTGTCCAACGGAATCCAGTCCTGTTCCGGCAGATCCGTATCGGCGGCAATCTCAGGAACCCAGCTGACGATATCCGCAATTTCAGACTCCGCCTGTTTCGCATCGGCCGTTTCGTCGGTCGACACATCGAGCCGCTGGCGCAGCTTGACCGCAGCGTCGGCAAAATCGTCGGGCCAATGTTCGGCCACTTCGTGATCGTGTTCAAAGAGCGACGTCTTGGCGGTTTGTTCGTCGCCACATCCCGCCAACAACAGGAGTCCCGTTAAGACGATGCCGTTGCAAATTGTTTGGAAACGCATCACTTGTACTCCGGAGCGGGGACGGAATTCATGATTCGATCGATCGCGTTGTCGACGGTTTCACCGCGAGTGAGCAAACGGACCGAAAGAACGGGCTGAGCGACATCGGCGACATCGGTTGGGGTGACAAAGTCGCGTCCTTTTAACATCGCCCACGCTTGAGCGATCGCTTGCCAGCACATCATGCCGCGTGGGCTGACGCCCAATTCGACCGATTCGTCCGCGCGACTCGCTTCGACCAGGTCGATCAGGTAGTCGGCGACGCGCGGATGTACGGCGACCGATTGGGCCTTCTGCTGCAACCGTTGCAGGTCATTCAGCGAAAGGGGCGAGCTTGCTTTGCGATCCTCGCCGTTATTCGCTCCATTGGAATCGCGGACCTCGCGTTGCAGGATCTGTCGCTGGGCCTCGCGGTCGGGGTATCCGATCCGCAGCTTGATCGCAAACCGATCCAGCTGAGCTTCGGGCAATGGATAGGCACCGTGGGAATCGATCGGATTCTGAGTGGCGATCACAAAAAAGGTGGGGGACAGCGGATGCGGATTTCCGTCGATCGTGACTTGCCGCTCCGCCATCGCTTCCAGCAGCGCACTCTGCGTACGCGGAGTCGTCCGATTCAACTCATCGGCCAACATCACATCGGCGAACACCGGGCCGGGATGGAATTCGAACTCCCGCGACTTCTGGTTGAACATACTGAAGCCGGTGATGTCAGCAGGCATCAAGTCGGGTGTGCATTGCACACGGGACAAACGGCCGTGAATCCCATCGGCGATCGCTTTGGCAAGTGTGGTCTTTCCCGTCCCCGGCAAATCGTCTAACAGCAGGTGCCCACGCGACAGCAGGCATGCGATGACTAGATCGATCCGGTCTTCTTTGCCCAACAGAACGCTGCGCAGGTAATCGCGCAGAGGGGAGACGTCGGGGGACGCATCGGCGTTGGCCGGTTGCGTGGAGGAAATCGTATCGGCGGACGCGTTCATGACGTCGCCTCCTTGGATAGTGCGGTGATAGTGCGGACGTGAAGAAGATCGACCAACCCGGTCGCATCGTGGTCCGTCGGTTCGTTGCCGTGACCGAAGAACAAGCGGTCGGCGGCATCAAAAAACTTTTCTGTGGCGTGGGCGATCGTTGCGTCGGTGCGTGTCAGTTGTTCAAGCCAGGCTCGCTGAGACCTTCCAACCGGACGACGCTTGCCGGCCAACCGGGCCCGCGCTTCGATGATTCCAATCGCCAAACGAATTCGATGGCGTGGACGAAGCCAACGACCAAACGTCCAGATCACTGTCAACAGCCAGTCGCCCCAATAGGATCGCGAAAGGTACCCGAGCACCAGCGCCAACGCCCCGCCGACGAAGGTGGTCCAATAGGTCGCTGCAAAACGTTGAGCAACCAGCCGCCATGAAGGATGATAGTGAGGTTGTTGGAAACCGGGGGTCGGTTCGATCTCAAACCACCGACCGTCCTCCAATTGCACTTCCGCCCATACATGGACATCTTGCGGCAGAACGGAGGAATGACCGGCGGAGATGTCAAACGCATCGGGACGGACGTAGAAGCCCGTAACCAAGCGAGTCTGCATGCCGATCTGTCGCGCCATCAGCGCTGCGGTGGTGGCGAAAAGATGGTCCCCACCGCGACGCGACTGCAGGAAATCGGATAACGATGTTGCTGTCGATTCCCCGTCGCGGTCGTAGCTGAATTCGCTGCGAAGGTGCGATACGATCAACTGCAACTTTTCGTACGTGTCGGTTTCGTCGCCGACGATTTGTTGCACAAGCGAGTCGATCTCGGGGACCACGGCGGCTGGCGGCTCTCGCACTTCAAGGCCATCTCGGATTTCATCCTCCATCAATCCAAGGCTCGCCACGTGGACAACCGTCAGTGGCGGAACCCGCTCGCGGCCAGGCATGAAGAAACAGCCATCCTCCGAGAGGGCGAAGAAGTCCTGTCGATCGATCTCCTTGATATGGATTCCCGCAGTCAGCATGGGAACGGGGAGACGCAGCGAATCGAGACGAATCACCTTCAGCAAGCCAACCGAGGCGGCGTCG
Above is a genomic segment from Rosistilla ulvae containing:
- a CDS encoding AAA family ATPase, encoding MNASADTISSTQPANADASPDVSPLRDYLRSVLLGKEDRIDLVIACLLSRGHLLLDDLPGTGKTTLAKAIADGIHGRLSRVQCTPDLMPADITGFSMFNQKSREFEFHPGPVFADVMLADELNRTTPRTQSALLEAMAERQVTIDGNPHPLSPTFFVIATQNPIDSHGAYPLPEAQLDRFAIKLRIGYPDREAQRQILQREVRDSNGANNGEDRKASSPLSLNDLQRLQQKAQSVAVHPRVADYLIDLVEASRADESVELGVSPRGMMCWQAIAQAWAMLKGRDFVTPTDVADVAQPVLSVRLLTRGETVDNAIDRIMNSVPAPEYK